From the Paenibacillus sp. R14(2021) genome, the window GTATCAGAATAATGAAGCATGGTGGCAGCGCATCAAGAACGGCGAGTACCTGGACTACTACACTCAACAGTACAGCGAGAAACGCTATGGATAAGCGCACGATCGTCGTAACCGGTGCACAGGGCCAGCTCGGCCATGATATGGTCGAGCTGCTGCAGGCGCTTGGATTTGAGGTATTCGGCTTGGGCCGGCAGGAGCTCGATATTACGGATCTGGAGCGATGCGCCGCCGTCTTGACCGCGATCAATCCAGAGGCTATCGTGCATACGGCGGCGTATACCCAAGTGGATGCGGCAGAGACCGACAGCGAGGAAGCCTTCCGGGTCAATGCATTCGGGACGCGCAATCTCGCCATTGTGGCGGAGCGCCTCGGAGCGAAGCTGGTGTACGTTAGCACGGATTATGTATTCGGCGGGCAGGGCACGCTGCCGTATGCCGAGGATCAAGCGACGCAGCCCATTAACGTCTACGGCAGCTCGAAGCTGGCTGGTGAGACTTATGTGCAGGAGCATTGCTCCCGGTTCTTCATCGCGCGGACCTCTTGGGTGTACGGCATGCACGGGAACAATTTCGTGAAGACGATGCTAAAGCTGGCGCAAGAACGTCCTGTGCTCAGCGTCGTGAGCGACCAGATCGGCTGCCCGACGTA encodes:
- the rfbD gene encoding dTDP-4-dehydrorhamnose reductase, encoding MDKRTIVVTGAQGQLGHDMVELLQALGFEVFGLGRQELDITDLERCAAVLTAINPEAIVHTAAYTQVDAAETDSEEAFRVNAFGTRNLAIVAERLGAKLVYVSTDYVFGGQGTLPYAEDQATQPINVYGSSKLAGETYVQEHCSRFFIARTSWVYGMHGNNFVKTMLKLAQERPVLSVVSDQIGCPTYSRDLAACIAEMLDTEKYGIYHVSNAGSCSWYEFAQAIFESAGVSVQVVPVTTEQFPRPAKRPAYSVFTHRALARNGFEPMRHWRLALDVFMLEMAAVKERS